In a single window of the Rhopalosiphum padi isolate XX-2018 chromosome 1, ASM2088224v1, whole genome shotgun sequence genome:
- the LOC132931618 gene encoding WD repeat-containing protein 82, with amino-acid sequence MVAEMKLVDNVVRSFKVAKVFRENTDKINSFDFSPAGDYIISCSEDDQIVIYDSQKGELSKTINSKKYGVDLIHFAHTKTTAIHSSTKVDDTIRYLSLHDNKYIRYFTGHAKKVVSLCVSPIEDMFVSGSLDKSLRLWDLRSPNCQGYINVMGRPVAAFDPEGLVLAAGINSETLKLFDVRSFDKGPFITVKLPQEKECDWTDLKFSQDGRTILIPTNGSLIRLINAFNGTPIQTFTGHLNNKGIPIEASFSPDSQYIFSGSTDGRIHVWNAVTGYKVCVLNGDHPGPVHCVKFNPKYMMMASACTNMAFWLPTVDEVANLA; translated from the exons ATGGTTGCAGAGATGAAGCTGGTCGACAACGTCGTACGCAGCTTCAAGGTTGCTAAGGTGTTCCGCGAGAACACCGACAAGATCAACAGTTTTGACTTTTCACCTGCCGGAGATTACATCATATCATGTAGTGAAGACGACCAGATCGTTATATACGACAGTCAGAAAGGCGAGCTGTCCAAGACCATTAACAGCAAGAAATATGGCGTCGATCTTATACATTTCGCGCATACTAAGACGACTGCTATACACAGTTCGACCAAAGTCGACGACACTATCAG atacttATCATTACATGATAATAAGTACATTCGTTATTTCACGGGACATGCCAAAAAAGTTGTGTCATTATGTGTGTCCCCCATTGAGGACATGTTTGTTTCTGGATCATTGGATAAAAGTCTCAGATTATGGGATTTGAGGTCGCCAAATTGTCAAGGTTATATCAATGTTATGGGAAGACCCGTGGCAGCTTTTGATCCAGAAGGTTTAGTGTTGGCTGCTGGCATTAATTCTGAAACTCTCAAACTGTTTGATGTCag gtcaTTTGACAAAGGACCATTCATTACTGTGAAGCTTCCTCAGGAGAAAGAATGTGACTGGACTGATCTCAAATTTAGTCAGGATGGCCGTACAATACTTATTCCTACTAATGGATCTTTAATTAGATTGATAAATGCATTTAATGGTACACCAATCCAGACATTCACTGGTCACTTGAATAATAAAGGCATTCCTATCGAAGCATCATTCAGTCCAGATTCACAATACATATTCAGTGGATCAACCGATGGTCGTATTCATGTATGGAATGCAGTTACTGGCTATAAAGTTTGTGTTCTCAATGGAGATCATCCAGGCCCAGTacattgtgttaaatttaatcCTAAATACATGATGATGGCCTCTGCATGTACAAATATGGCGTTTTGGTTACCTACAGTTGATGAAGTAGCCAATTTGGCATAA
- the LOC132918469 gene encoding uncharacterized protein LOC132918469 produces MDNLRIEEVAINLKLLKLYRFYHMMKPNGTKIFNCNAYRLLFFLYGAIVNSMVVYSIIGFFVDMDDSLAISDVDLFLILFVMINFFFCSWRISFILKKSITIGDALSISRFNFFTSEHCCKHLSVLYDNRDRTIKITNYFFIFSMIVLMQWIIFPIMVITFTAPDIENCRLPNIMNLRFPVSTHTYNQYYFIFYLMEVAISTFPIYVIMVTDTLILSFSLAIISQQEVLCRAFKNIGHEENSQSKCYEDFKSILGDQIQLNLKIKSYYSIVRPVILANVAMSSTFFIIVTYVLIVVCFSKESNQILTIIKLGSSALFISAQFFLYCYLLDRMNLKRESVNFAIYSCDWTKMDLKFKKLLLLTMRMNDANNLMIKVSPKKVVNLQMFTNVISMSYNIISVMLKTTNSKNVISE; encoded by the exons ATGGACAATTTGAGAATTGAAGAAGTTGCCATTAACTTGAAACTATTGAAACTATACCGATTCTATCACATGATGAAACCGAATGGTACAAAAATTTTCAACTGTAATGCTTATcgactattattttttctttacggTGCTATCGTGAACAGTATGGTCGTTTACAgcattatagggttttttgtcGACATGGATGATAGCCTAGCCATAAGTGACGTTGATCTCTTTTTAATCTTATTTGttatgatcaatttttttttttgctcttgGAGGATATCCTTTATTCTGAAAAAAAGCATCACAATTGGTGACGCGTTAAGCATTTCgcggtttaatttttttacaagcgAACATTGTTGTAAACATTTAAGTGTGTTATACGACAATCGTGACAGAACGATTAAAATcactaattacttttttatattctcGATGATAGTATTAATGCAATGGATAATATTTCCCATCATGGTAATCACGTTTACGGCGCCCGATATCGAAAATTGTCGCTTACCGAACATTATGAACTTGCGTTTTCCGGTATCTACACAcacttataatcaatattattttatattttacctaatgGAAGTAGCGATATCAACATTCCCCATATACGTAATAATGGTGACAGACACACTAATATTGTCTTTCAGTTTGGCTATAATTTCTCAACAGGAAGTCCTCTGTCGGGCTTTTAAAAACATCGGACACGAAGAAAACTCTCAATCAA AATGTTATgaagattttaaatcaattcTAGGAGATCAAATACAACTTAATCT GAAAATCAAATCATATTATTCAATAGTGAGGCCTGTTATTTTAGCAAACGTTGCTATGTCTTCGACTTTTTTCATAATTGTGACATATGTGTTAATCgtg gtttgTTTTTCAAAAGAATCAAATCAAATTCTTACAATTATCAAACTCGGATCATCAGCCCTCTTTATTTCtgcgcaattttttttatattgttatttacttgACAGAATGAATCTTAAA aGAGAATCTGTTAATTTTGCCATATATTCTTGTGATTGGACaaaaatggatttaaaatttaaaaagttattattattaactatgcgGATGAATGAtgctaataatttaatgatcaaAGTTTCTCCAAAAAAAGTCGTCAACTTACAAATGTTTaccaat GTCATATCGATGTCTTACAATATTATCTCGGTCATGCTGAAAACtacaaattctaaaaatgtaatttcagaataa